The following coding sequences are from one Bombus terrestris chromosome 14, iyBomTerr1.2, whole genome shotgun sequence window:
- the LOC100647133 gene encoding myosin-IIIa isoform X5: MGDIIEMTGGGTNMAYHGLSQHVNFDVIPDPGDRFVLEELIGEGTYGEVYSAYCNESGNKVAIKILENVADNIEEIEEEYLVLRDLSHHPNIPLFHGLFLKRAKPAQEEDQLWFVMELCTGGSVTDLVQGLKKKGRRLTDDQIGYILAETVEALIYLHSNHCMHRDVKGHNILLTEDAHVKLVDFGVSSHLVATLARKNTSVGTPYWMAPEVIACEQQLDSSYDSRCDVWSVGITAIELAEGDPPLSELHPMRALFQIPRNPPPSLKNPDIHSPELVDFITECLVKDLEHRPFASELKEHPLLMNIESNAEKIRNELQEEIRRQRADGKVHRQPEVTTKHGKLKTDRKARPEKMYMDDLAALDMLSEDAIVDQLQHRYEQTQIYTYIGDILVAVNPFTNLGLYTGIEQKRYKGQARSDNPPHIFAVADAAYQALLHQRQNQAIVISGESGAGKTESANLLLKQLVYLSKAPNRNLEERILQINPIMEAFGNATTGINANSSRFGKYLDLTMTKGGKVTGARIYVYLLEQSRVVAQAEGERNFHIFYYMYDGLEADNRLSEFYLDSNLRKHHRYLTDQSQTSQTHIDKFQQLKVGFKLLGFQDSEVDIVYRILAAILHLGDIEFGEVASEDNTDNKSRVIDITPLHRVSQLLGVEENDLLEALTSNSVMTRGETITRNNTVAEACAARDAMAKGLYGRLFDWMVNQINCLLCFNRSPNYEPLAIGLLDIFGFENFPRNSFEQLCINIANEQIQYYFNQHIFTWEQQEYMAEGIPVDLVEFSDNRPVLDMLLSKPMGLLALLDEESRFPRATNKSLIEKFHNNIKSKFYVRPKSDAVCFAVHHFAGRVVYQAEGFLEKNRNFLPPEVIQLIRQSQYDMVRFLFQCPITKTGNLYSAVHETDSKKLSQSNQNTKERYSSRGLASQSRAQQTVATYFRYSLMDLLQKMVSGSPQFVRCIKPNDSKSPRFFDKEKVVKQLRYTGVLETIRIRQNGFSHRISFNEFLKRYCFLAFGYDERVVANRDNCRLFLIRLKMDGWALGRTKVFLKYYHVEFLSKMYEEQLKKIIMVQSCVRRWLARIRFKKQKWQFAVSVVTLQRHIRGWLSRKHFLEEMRKKQEEEEATVLQKMQEEQKEKVEIEKQTEEDEEDETTKEELKEDDAAAIIQSHFRGYTIRKRFGPELEERFKKILNNYDDKFEAHKALLREGLKNEEAAFIVQRWYKKEKVKKRKPPTKDLVHHKLRQADLIQFSQNVHMKNQEVHKNLRHNKPGVRLNEIEEPPPDYVRPEGFNMVQPIMQYRSGNQVDGEETIKYYRDLKDEMSRHSHRKWFGLRRRRSWLGLTVDTARK; the protein is encoded by the exons ATGGGTGATATAATTG AAATGACCGGTGGAGGGACCAATATGGCGTACCACGGTCTGAGTCAGCACGTAAATTTTGACGTGATACCAGATCCTGGAGATCGCTTCGTCTTGGAAGAATTAATCGGAGAAGGAACCTATGGAGAGGTTTACAGCGCGTATTGCAACGAATCTGGCAATAAAGTTGCAATTAAAATTTTGGAGAACGTCGCCGACAATATCGAGGAAATCGAAGAAGAGTATCTGGTGCTGAGAGACTTAAGCCATCATCCTAATATTCCTCTCTTTCATGGCTTGTTCTTAAAAAGAGCTAAACCTGCTCAAGAAGAGGATCAATTATGGTTCGTCATGGAG TTATGCACCGGAGGGTCGGTGACCGATCTCGTTCAAGGcctgaaaaaaaaaggaaggcgCCTAACGGACGACCAAATAGGTTACATCCTCGCAGAAACGGTGGAGGCACTAATTTATTTACATAGCAATCATTGCATGCACCGTGACGTTAAGGGACACAATATTTTGCTTACCGAAGATGCACACGTTAAACTGGTTGATTTTGGCGTGTCTTCGCATCTCGTTGCTACCCTCGCCAGAAAAAATACCTCGGTTGGCACACCGTACTGGATGGCACCTGAG GTGATAGCTTGCGAACAACAACTTGATTCTTCTTACGATTCTCGATGCGATGTTTGGTCAGTTGGAATCACAGCAATCGAACTAGCAGAGGGCGATCCACCCCTATCTGAACTGCACCCTATGAGGGCACTCTTTCAAATCCCCAGAAATCCACCACCGTCCCTCAAAAATCCAGATATCCATTCTCCAGAGTTGGTCGACTTCATCACGGAATGTTTGGTGAAAGATCTCGAGCACAGGCCCTTTGCCAGCGAACTAAAAGAGCATCCTTTATTGATGAATATCGAGTCGAACGCGGAAAAGATTAGAAACGAACTACAAGAGGAGATCCGACGTCAAAGAGCTGATGGAAAAGTTCATAGACAGCCCGAAGTAACGACCAAACACGGCAAATTGAAGACCGATCGGAAAGCTAGGCCAGAAAAAATGTACATGGACGACCTGGCTGCTTTGGACATGTTATCGGAGGATGCAATCGTCGATCAGTTACAACACAGATATGAACAAACTCAGATATATACTTATATCGGAGATATACTTGTAGCTGTTAACCCTTTCACAAATTTGGGACTGTATACAGGCATC GAACAAAAAAGATACAAAGGCCAGGCAAGATCGGACAATCCACCTCACATTTTCGCTGTCGCCGATGCTGCGTATCAAGCATTGCTACATCAACGACAAAATCAAGCAATTGTAATTAGCGGGGAGTCAGGAGCAGGAAAAACGGAAAGTGCGAATTTGCTGCTGAAACAATTGGTTTACCTCAGCAAAGCTCCTAATCGTAATTTGGAAGAAAGAATTCTTCAGATAAATCCGATAATGGAAGCTTTCGGTAATGCGACTACTGGGATTAACGCAAATTCATCGAGATTTGGCAAATATCTTGACTTAACCATGACTAAAGGTGGTAAAGTCACTGGTGCcagaatatacgtatatttgttAGAGCAATCTCGCGTTGTAGCTCAAGCTGA AGGTGAACGCAATTTCCATATATTTTACTACATGTACGATGGTCTGGAGGCAGACAATCGTCTTTCAGAATTCTATCTGGATTCGAACCTTCGGAAGCATCATCGATATTTGACAGATCAGAGTCAAACATCTCAAACGCATATCGATAAATTTCAACAACTAAAAGTCGGTTTTAAATTACTGGGATTTCAAGATAGCGAAGTGGACATAGTATATCGTATTCTGGCTGCGATACTTCATCTCGGTGATATCGAGTTTGGTGAAGTAGCCAGCGAGGATAATACCGATAACAAAAGCCGCGTGATTGATATAACACCTTTACACAGAG TTTCGCAATTACTTGGTGTGGAAGAAAATGATCTTTTGGAAGCATTGACATCAAATTCCGTTATGACCAGGGGAGAAACAATTACGCGTAACAATACGGTAGCCGAAGCGTGTGCGGCTAGAGACGCGATGGCAAAAGGATTGTATGGTCGATTGTTTGACTGGATGGTCAATCAAATCAACTGTTTACTATGTTTCAATCGTTCACCGAACTACGAACCGCTGGCGATCGGTCTGCTGGATATATTTGGTTTCGAAAATTTCCCGAGGAACTCCTTCGAGCAACTCTGCATCAACATCGCCAACGAACAGATACAATATTACTTCAATCAGCATATTTTCACCTGGGAACAACAAGAATATATGGCGGAAGGAATACCGGTAGATTTGGTCGAGTTCTCTGACAACAGACCCGTTTTAGATATGTTACTCAGCAAACCTATGGGACTTTTGGCTTTATTAGACGAAGAAAGTCGATTTCCCAGAGCCACTAATAAATCCCTAATCG AGAAATTTCACAACAATATCAAGTCTAAGTTCTACGTAAGGCCAAAATCGGACGCAGTTTGTTTTGCAGTCCATCATTTTGCGGGTCGCGTAGTTTACCAAGCAGAAGGTTTCCTAGAAAAGAACAGGAATTTCTTACCTCCTGAAGTAATCCAGCTGATCAGGCAATCTCAGTACGATATGGTCCGTTTCTTGTTCCAATGTCCGATCACGAAAACTGGCAACTTGTATTCGGCTGTTCACGAGACTGATTCAAAAAAATTGTCACAGTCGAATCAGAATACAAAG GAACGGTACTCCAGTCGGGGATTGGCGTCACAATCCAGAGCTCAACAAACCGTAGCAACTTACTTCCGTTACTCCCTTATGGATTTACTCCAAAAGATGGTATCTGGGTCGCCACAGTTCGTACGATGCATAAAACCGAACGACTCTAAGAGCCCACGATTCTTCGATAAAGAGAAAGTCGTGAAACAATTGAGATATACCGGGGTCTTGGAGACAATAAGAATCAGACAAAATGGATTTTCGCATAGAATATCGTTCAACGAATTTCTAAAAAG ATATTGTTTCTTAGCATTTGGATACGACGAACGTGTGGTAGCGAATCGCGACAATTGCCGTCTCTTTCTGATCCGTTTGAAAATGGACGGATGGGCATTGGGCAGAACAAAAGTTTTTTTGAAATACTATCATGTCGAGTTCCTTTCGAAGATGTACGAGGAACAGCTGAAGAAAATCATTATGGTTCAATCATGTGTTCGTCGATGGCTCGCTAGAATCAGATTTAAGAAGCAGAAATGGCAATTCGCCGTGTCTGTTGTGACACTACAACGTCATATTCGTGGCTGGTTATCGCGGAAGCACTTCTTAGAGGAAATGAGGAAGAaacaagaagaggaagaagcaaCTGTTCTACAAAAAATGCAGG AGGAACAGAAAGAGAAGGTGGAGATTGAGAAGCAGACAGAAGAAGACGAGGAGGATGAAACTACGAAAGAAGAGTTGAAGGAAGATGATGCTGCAGCTATCATACAAAGTC ATTTCAGAGGATACACAATTCGCAAACGCTTTGGACCTGAACTGGAAGAACGTTTCAAGAAGATCTTGAACAACTACGATGATAAATTTGAGGCACATAAAGCGTTACTGCGCGAAGGTTTAAAGAACGAAGAAGCAGCGTTTATAGTCCAACGGtggtataaaaaggaaaaagtgaaaaaaaggaaaccTCCGACAAAAGATCTGGTACATCATAAATTAAGGCAAGCTGATCTTATACAATTTTCTCAAAAC GTTCATATGAAAAATCAAGAAGTGCACAAGAATCTACGTCACAATAAGCCAGGAGTCCGATTAAACGAGAT
- the LOC100647133 gene encoding myosin-IIIb isoform X4: MGDIIEMTGGGTNMAYHGLSQHVNFDVIPDPGDRFVLEELIGEGTYGEVYSAYCNESGNKVAIKILENVADNIEEIEEEYLVLRDLSHHPNIPLFHGLFLKRAKPAQEEDQLWFVMELCTGGSVTDLVQGLKKKGRRLTDDQIGYILAETVEALIYLHSNHCMHRDVKGHNILLTEDAHVKLVDFGVSSHLVATLARKNTSVGTPYWMAPEVIACEQQLDSSYDSRCDVWSVGITAIELAEGDPPLSELHPMRALFQIPRNPPPSLKNPDIHSPELVDFITECLVKDLEHRPFASELKEHPLLMNIESNAEKIRNELQEEIRRQRADGKVHRQPEVTTKHGKLKTDRKARPEKMYMDDLAALDMLSEDAIVDQLQHRYEQTQIYTYIGDILVAVNPFTNLGLYTGIEQKRYKGQARSDNPPHIFAVADAAYQALLHQRQNQAIVISGESGAGKTESANLLLKQLVYLSKAPNRNLEERILQINPIMEAFGNATTGINANSSRFGKYLDLTMTKGGKVTGARIYVYLLEQSRVVAQAEGERNFHIFYYMYDGLEADNRLSEFYLDSNLRKHHRYLTDQSQTSQTHIDKFQQLKVGFKLLGFQDSEVDIVYRILAAILHLGDIEFGEVASEDNTDNKSRVIDITPLHRVSQLLGVEENDLLEALTSNSVMTRGETITRNNTVAEACAARDAMAKGLYGRLFDWMVNQINCLLCFNRSPNYEPLAIGLLDIFGFENFPRNSFEQLCINIANEQIQYYFNQHIFTWEQQEYMAEGIPVDLVEFSDNRPVLDMLLSKPMGLLALLDEESRFPRATNKSLIEKFHNNIKSKFYVRPKSDAVCFAVHHFAGRVVYQAEGFLEKNRNFLPPEVIQLIRQSQYDMVRFLFQCPITKTGNLYSAVHETDSKKLSQSNQNTKERYSSRGLASQSRAQQTVATYFRYSLMDLLQKMVSGSPQFVRCIKPNDSKSPRFFDKEKVVKQLRYTGVLETIRIRQNGFSHRISFNEFLKRYCFLAFGYDERVVANRDNCRLFLIRLKMDGWALGRTKVFLKYYHVEFLSKMYEEQLKKIIMVQSCVRRWLARIRFKKQKWQFAVSVVTLQRHIRGWLSRKHFLEEMRKKQEEEEATVLQKMQEEQKEKVEIEKQTEEDEEDETTKEELKEDDAAAIIQSHFRGYTIRKRFGPELEERFKKILNNYDDKFEAHKALLREGLKNEEAAFIVQRWYKKEKVKKRKPPTKDLVHHKLRQADLIQFSQNVHMKNQEVHKNLRHNKPGVRLNEIEEPPPDYVRPEGFNMVQPIMQYRSGNQVDGEETIKYYRDLKDEMSSGSDFEEEEVGWDLPLIQLENDLHPLTRSRIGQILEVNTERRERLEAQGDFAIASEQQLSDIWHKALRNPSEDQQQENSGRVGGIMANFQYKD, encoded by the exons ATGGGTGATATAATTG AAATGACCGGTGGAGGGACCAATATGGCGTACCACGGTCTGAGTCAGCACGTAAATTTTGACGTGATACCAGATCCTGGAGATCGCTTCGTCTTGGAAGAATTAATCGGAGAAGGAACCTATGGAGAGGTTTACAGCGCGTATTGCAACGAATCTGGCAATAAAGTTGCAATTAAAATTTTGGAGAACGTCGCCGACAATATCGAGGAAATCGAAGAAGAGTATCTGGTGCTGAGAGACTTAAGCCATCATCCTAATATTCCTCTCTTTCATGGCTTGTTCTTAAAAAGAGCTAAACCTGCTCAAGAAGAGGATCAATTATGGTTCGTCATGGAG TTATGCACCGGAGGGTCGGTGACCGATCTCGTTCAAGGcctgaaaaaaaaaggaaggcgCCTAACGGACGACCAAATAGGTTACATCCTCGCAGAAACGGTGGAGGCACTAATTTATTTACATAGCAATCATTGCATGCACCGTGACGTTAAGGGACACAATATTTTGCTTACCGAAGATGCACACGTTAAACTGGTTGATTTTGGCGTGTCTTCGCATCTCGTTGCTACCCTCGCCAGAAAAAATACCTCGGTTGGCACACCGTACTGGATGGCACCTGAG GTGATAGCTTGCGAACAACAACTTGATTCTTCTTACGATTCTCGATGCGATGTTTGGTCAGTTGGAATCACAGCAATCGAACTAGCAGAGGGCGATCCACCCCTATCTGAACTGCACCCTATGAGGGCACTCTTTCAAATCCCCAGAAATCCACCACCGTCCCTCAAAAATCCAGATATCCATTCTCCAGAGTTGGTCGACTTCATCACGGAATGTTTGGTGAAAGATCTCGAGCACAGGCCCTTTGCCAGCGAACTAAAAGAGCATCCTTTATTGATGAATATCGAGTCGAACGCGGAAAAGATTAGAAACGAACTACAAGAGGAGATCCGACGTCAAAGAGCTGATGGAAAAGTTCATAGACAGCCCGAAGTAACGACCAAACACGGCAAATTGAAGACCGATCGGAAAGCTAGGCCAGAAAAAATGTACATGGACGACCTGGCTGCTTTGGACATGTTATCGGAGGATGCAATCGTCGATCAGTTACAACACAGATATGAACAAACTCAGATATATACTTATATCGGAGATATACTTGTAGCTGTTAACCCTTTCACAAATTTGGGACTGTATACAGGCATC GAACAAAAAAGATACAAAGGCCAGGCAAGATCGGACAATCCACCTCACATTTTCGCTGTCGCCGATGCTGCGTATCAAGCATTGCTACATCAACGACAAAATCAAGCAATTGTAATTAGCGGGGAGTCAGGAGCAGGAAAAACGGAAAGTGCGAATTTGCTGCTGAAACAATTGGTTTACCTCAGCAAAGCTCCTAATCGTAATTTGGAAGAAAGAATTCTTCAGATAAATCCGATAATGGAAGCTTTCGGTAATGCGACTACTGGGATTAACGCAAATTCATCGAGATTTGGCAAATATCTTGACTTAACCATGACTAAAGGTGGTAAAGTCACTGGTGCcagaatatacgtatatttgttAGAGCAATCTCGCGTTGTAGCTCAAGCTGA AGGTGAACGCAATTTCCATATATTTTACTACATGTACGATGGTCTGGAGGCAGACAATCGTCTTTCAGAATTCTATCTGGATTCGAACCTTCGGAAGCATCATCGATATTTGACAGATCAGAGTCAAACATCTCAAACGCATATCGATAAATTTCAACAACTAAAAGTCGGTTTTAAATTACTGGGATTTCAAGATAGCGAAGTGGACATAGTATATCGTATTCTGGCTGCGATACTTCATCTCGGTGATATCGAGTTTGGTGAAGTAGCCAGCGAGGATAATACCGATAACAAAAGCCGCGTGATTGATATAACACCTTTACACAGAG TTTCGCAATTACTTGGTGTGGAAGAAAATGATCTTTTGGAAGCATTGACATCAAATTCCGTTATGACCAGGGGAGAAACAATTACGCGTAACAATACGGTAGCCGAAGCGTGTGCGGCTAGAGACGCGATGGCAAAAGGATTGTATGGTCGATTGTTTGACTGGATGGTCAATCAAATCAACTGTTTACTATGTTTCAATCGTTCACCGAACTACGAACCGCTGGCGATCGGTCTGCTGGATATATTTGGTTTCGAAAATTTCCCGAGGAACTCCTTCGAGCAACTCTGCATCAACATCGCCAACGAACAGATACAATATTACTTCAATCAGCATATTTTCACCTGGGAACAACAAGAATATATGGCGGAAGGAATACCGGTAGATTTGGTCGAGTTCTCTGACAACAGACCCGTTTTAGATATGTTACTCAGCAAACCTATGGGACTTTTGGCTTTATTAGACGAAGAAAGTCGATTTCCCAGAGCCACTAATAAATCCCTAATCG AGAAATTTCACAACAATATCAAGTCTAAGTTCTACGTAAGGCCAAAATCGGACGCAGTTTGTTTTGCAGTCCATCATTTTGCGGGTCGCGTAGTTTACCAAGCAGAAGGTTTCCTAGAAAAGAACAGGAATTTCTTACCTCCTGAAGTAATCCAGCTGATCAGGCAATCTCAGTACGATATGGTCCGTTTCTTGTTCCAATGTCCGATCACGAAAACTGGCAACTTGTATTCGGCTGTTCACGAGACTGATTCAAAAAAATTGTCACAGTCGAATCAGAATACAAAG GAACGGTACTCCAGTCGGGGATTGGCGTCACAATCCAGAGCTCAACAAACCGTAGCAACTTACTTCCGTTACTCCCTTATGGATTTACTCCAAAAGATGGTATCTGGGTCGCCACAGTTCGTACGATGCATAAAACCGAACGACTCTAAGAGCCCACGATTCTTCGATAAAGAGAAAGTCGTGAAACAATTGAGATATACCGGGGTCTTGGAGACAATAAGAATCAGACAAAATGGATTTTCGCATAGAATATCGTTCAACGAATTTCTAAAAAG ATATTGTTTCTTAGCATTTGGATACGACGAACGTGTGGTAGCGAATCGCGACAATTGCCGTCTCTTTCTGATCCGTTTGAAAATGGACGGATGGGCATTGGGCAGAACAAAAGTTTTTTTGAAATACTATCATGTCGAGTTCCTTTCGAAGATGTACGAGGAACAGCTGAAGAAAATCATTATGGTTCAATCATGTGTTCGTCGATGGCTCGCTAGAATCAGATTTAAGAAGCAGAAATGGCAATTCGCCGTGTCTGTTGTGACACTACAACGTCATATTCGTGGCTGGTTATCGCGGAAGCACTTCTTAGAGGAAATGAGGAAGAaacaagaagaggaagaagcaaCTGTTCTACAAAAAATGCAGG AGGAACAGAAAGAGAAGGTGGAGATTGAGAAGCAGACAGAAGAAGACGAGGAGGATGAAACTACGAAAGAAGAGTTGAAGGAAGATGATGCTGCAGCTATCATACAAAGTC ATTTCAGAGGATACACAATTCGCAAACGCTTTGGACCTGAACTGGAAGAACGTTTCAAGAAGATCTTGAACAACTACGATGATAAATTTGAGGCACATAAAGCGTTACTGCGCGAAGGTTTAAAGAACGAAGAAGCAGCGTTTATAGTCCAACGGtggtataaaaaggaaaaagtgaaaaaaaggaaaccTCCGACAAAAGATCTGGTACATCATAAATTAAGGCAAGCTGATCTTATACAATTTTCTCAAAAC GTTCATATGAAAAATCAAGAAGTGCACAAGAATCTACGTCACAATAAGCCAGGAGTCCGATTAAACGAGAT